In Ostrea edulis chromosome 4, xbOstEdul1.1, whole genome shotgun sequence, a single window of DNA contains:
- the LOC125670178 gene encoding RYamide receptor-like, which translates to MEYKNSSIPNNTVIDNATRGDGGDFVYEPLKVPGYVQAIIITAYSVTILLSVGGNGTVCYIVFRARRMRTVMNFFIVSLALSDILMAVFCIPFTFVANLVLNEWPFGDLLCPVVTFLQSVTVFLSSLTLVAISIDRYVAIIYPFRPKMTKMQAFIVISVIWLFSFVINIPTALTARTHTYLNVSTAPEFCEEILWNDHRLEYVYGVAILLLQYFIPLIIFICAYGRIIIAMWVEKTPGEAMSSRDQRMSDSKKKIIRMMIVVVVIYATCWLPLNVINIAGDIDPTIYDTKGMNYIWMTCHWLAMSNCMYNPFIYCWMNSKFRNGFRRVLSYLTCGYVRMADEVELSHFRRHDTVNTSVGGSLQLYYKQNSVTSNECSSPRDKIKNGHVYRPVPSNL; encoded by the exons ATGGAATACAAGAACTCGTCCATACCTAACAATACTGTCATTGACAATGCGACACGGGGTGACGGAGGGGACTTTGTGTACGAGCCCCTTAAAGTACCCGGATATGTCCAGGCAATCATCATCACAGCATACTCGGTCACCATCCTCCTGTCGGTGGGCGGTAACGGTACAGTTTGTTACATCGTGTTTCGGGCCCGGCGAATGAGGACCGTAATGAATTTTTTCATCGTCAGTCTCGCTCTCAGTGACATTCTCATGGCCGTTTTCTGTATACCCTTCACTTTTGTGGCGAATCTTGTCCTCAATGAATGGCCGTTTGGAGACTTGTTGTGTCCGGTGGTCACATTCCTGCAGTCAGTTACGGTGTTTCTCAGTTCCCTGACGCTAGTCGCCATCAGCATCGATAGATACGTCGCCATCATCTACCCCTTCCGACCCAAGATGACCAAAATGCAAGCGTTTATTGTGATATCAGTGATTTGGTTGTTTTCTTTTGTCATTAACATTCCCACCGCCTTAACGGCTCGGACACATACCTACTTAAACGTATCCACGGCGCCTGAGTTTTGTGAGGAGATACTTTGGAACGACCATAGATTGGAATACGTGTATGGAGTTGCCATTTTGTTACTTCAATATTTCATTCCCCTCATCATCTTTATTTGTGCATATGGTCGAATCATCATCGCTATGTGGGTTGAAAAGACCCCTGGGGAGGCAATGTCCTCCCGCGATCAGAGAATGTCAGACTCAAAGAAAAAG ATAATTCGGATGATGATAGTGGTGGTTGTTATCTACGCTACTTGTTGGCTTCCGCTCAACGTCATCAACATCGCCGGCGACATCGATCCCACCATTTACGACACAAAGGGGATGAACTATATTTGGATGACTTGTCATTGGCTGGCGATGAGCAACTGCATGTACAACCCGTTCATCTACTGTTGGATGaattcaaaattcagaaacGGCTTCCGAAGAGTTTTGAGTTATCTAACGTGTGGTTACGTTAGAATGGCGGACGAAGTCGAACTGTCTCACTTCCGCCGCCATGACACTGTGAATACGTCGGTAGGGGGCAGCTTACAGCTATACTACAAACAGAATTCTGTAACGTCGAACGAGTGTTCATCTCCCCGGGATAAAATTAAGAACGGACATGTGTATCGTCCGGTGCCATCTAATCTGTAG